The Paenibacillus sp. 481 DNA window TTCTACTGTATCTCCAAAATGCTGTTCCAATTCGTTGTTCGCACTCGGGCTCGATACGTCCATCGCCAAGCCCGTCTGATGCTCGCTTGATCCTGGAACGGCACTCACACGCGATGCATACTGCTCGCCTTTCGTGTTCACGTAGTGATTATAGAGCGACTGCTGACGCTTATAAGAGCGATAGCCGGACACAGCATTTAGCTTCATGCCGTCTTCTTTGGCTTTCGCAAACAGCTCCTCAAGCGCTGTTGCCGCTACTTGTCGCAGCTGGCGCTTCTCATGCGGCCCTTTGAATGAAAATGGCACCTTAGGCTCTACTAAATCACTTGGCGTGTATCCATCTGGTAAGAAACGCTTTTTATTGACGACAACAAGCTCGGATTCTGCGTTTGTGACGACAGCTTTGCCGACCTTATTTTCAGTCGTACTGGCCAATGTATGCTTCGCTTTCAAACGCTCCACCTCTCCTTGTCCATTACTAGCCGCGTTATCCTTAGCTAAATCTCCCGTTTGCGATGTAAGAACTGGATCTATTTGTTCTTGGCCGGCTTGTCCAGCTGCCTTCACTTCCTTAGATGGTATTTGTTCACTCTGACATCCACTCAACACAATCGCTGTACCAAGCGCAAAAGCAAGGCATTTTGCTGCCATTCCGTTGTTGCTCATGCTAGCATCCCCTCTCCCAGTCTAGTCATTAGTAGATTAGACTAAGAGTCTATTATATCATTTTCTCCCTCTCTATTAGAACTATCACTAGACTTAATAAGTCGTTCGCCTATTAACAAAATAATAGAACCTCTCCCATCATAGCTACACGTTTCACATTTATACGGTTATACGGCCATCTGATTATACGTTTATATGACTACGCGGTTATGCGGTCATATGCCCTAGCACCTTTGACCATACAATGATATATGCTATTACATCATCCCCCCTATATAAACCTCGCCTTAACTCCTCACTCGCATGCGCAGCATCTATTAAAAGGAGGCGCAAAATGAGCACAAAGCAAACCGTGATCGGCATTCTCTCCTACCGCAATGGTACTCGATTTTTTGAGCCAAAGATGTTCCGTGAATGGATAGCTGCCGGAAAATCGTTAGGAGTGAGCGTGTATATATTTGACTCTTACGATGTACGCGAGAAATCACGCCAAATTTATGGCTTTACCCATAACGGCAAGGGCTGGGTAGGCAAGCTGCAACCTTGGCCAGATATCGTTATTGATCGACGACGCAGTAAAATTACACCTCACTACCGCGCCTTACGGCGCAAGAAGCTATTTCCCTTTATCAATGGACCTTTTATTTCAAAATTGCCCGCGACTAAGATGTTCGCCGCAGACGACCGCACGGCTCGGTGGGTGCCAGAAACAGCCCCGTATACTGCGAACAACCTCAAGCAGTTGGCCGCAAAATATGCAACGATATATGCGAAACCGAGCAACGGTACAGGGGGCTATGGTGTCGTGCGTATTAAGCGTACGAGTACGGGATCGTACTTAGTGTGGGGGCGACAACGTAATGCTCGTTTGCAGGAAATCAAGTTTAAAAATATAGCTGGAGTTAACGGATGGTTGCTCCATTGGTCGCGCAATCAGCGTAGAGGTACAGGAGGGTTTATGCTCCAGCAAGGCATTAATACGGAACATATTCCCAATCGCTCTATTGATGCCAGACTTATGTATCAGCGGGATGCGGAAGGAAAATGGCAAACGACAGGTATTGGCATGCGCATTAGCGCTGAGCGCAGTCCGAATTCCAACTTGATTAATCGCAACAGTTATGGCGCTAAATTCCGCCCCTTTTTAATTGAACGGTTTGGCGAAGCTCGCACGGACGAAATTGAAAAAGATTGTGAAGAACTAGCTAAGCAGTTAGCCGCCGTTATAGATAGTCGTGGGTTTAAATTATATGAAATCGGAATCGATCTCGCAGTCGATGTTGATGGGCGTGTCTGGCTAATTGAGGTTAACCCCAAACCAAGCAGAGATATATTAATTACGGTTGGCGATCATGCGGCACATCAAAGAGGACTTGAACTTCCGCTGGAGTATGCGATGTTTAAGGCTCGCCAACACCAATAAGAAGCATGGGACGACGCAAAATGAGAAGCATAACGCAATCCATCATTTTTGAAGCATACGTTCATTAAGCCAGTTAGCAAAAAGAAGCCAAAAAAGAAGCCCGTTCACTCCTACGCGGAGAAACGGGCTTCTTCATTCTTTAAACTTTAAACAGCAACTGTCTTCTTGCCGTGACCTGCTTCGTTACCGAAGTCAATATCATCGTCTTGCTCACTATTAAACGCCGCGCGATCAAATTCACCTTCGCTGTTGCCCACTAAGAGTGCAGCAACCGTCGTTCCAGTCGCATTGACCGCTGTCCGCGCCATATCGACAATCGCATCAACTGCCAGCACGAGGGCAAAGCCTTCGATCGGCAAGCCTGCTTGCACGAGGACAACTGTCGTCGAAATGGAGGCCGGGCCTGGTACACCAGCTACCCCAACCGACGCCAATGTTGCTGCGCCGATAATTAACAAGTAATCCGCGATGTTCAAGTCTATGCCGTACACACGAGCAACGAACACCGCTACGATTGCTGGATAAATACCACCGCAACCGTTCATATTAATCGTTGCCCCAAGTGGAGCAACGAAGCTCGCAACTCGATCAGACACTTTCATCCGTTTCGTAATCACTTCCAAGTTAACTGGCAGCGTCGCATAGCTGCTGCGTGTCGTAAAGGCAACCGCAATCGTCGGATACGCCTTCTTGAAGAAACGAATCGGGTTCACGCGCGCTACAAACGTAACGAGTACACCGTATGTGACGAGCATATGAATCAAGCACGCTACGTACACCGCTACAATAAACCATGCAAGCTCCTGTATTGTAGCTAACCCATATCGAGCTGCCATGGCTGTCATTAAGCCGAATACACCGTACGGCGTCAATTTAATCACAATCTTCGTCACGCGGAACATAATTTGCGACAGCGATTCGAAAAATGCTCTTACCGGCTGCACACGCTCCGGATTTCGTGATCCTTCAATAATAATAGCGATAGCGATAAACACCGCAAAAATGATAACTGGAACGACTTTACCCTCTGCCATTTCGTTAATCGGATTCGATGGCACCAGATCAAGCACTACTTCTTTAAATGTCGGAATTTCACGCTGCTCGAACTTCTGCAACGCTTCTGCACTTTGACCAATTCCTGCACCTGGGTCAATCACAAGTGCCGTACCTAAGCCAATCGCAGCTGCAATTGCTGTTGTAGCAAGGAAGATCGCGATTGTCTTTGTGCCTAGCTTTTTTAACACACTCGCATCTTTAACCGATGTAATGCTCGTAATAATGGCCGCAAAAACGAGCGGAATAACGACCATTTTAATTAAGCTTACATACACAGAGCCAATGATACCGATATCTGCCGAAGCTTTACCAAAGACCGCACCTACGGTTAAACCGAACGCCATCGCGAGTAGTACGCGCGTTCCAAAGCCGACCTTTTTCTTAGCTAACCACCATAGCACTATAACTAATAGAAACGCAGCGCCCCAACTTGCATATGTGGACCAATCCTGCGTTGAAATCCATGATTGATTCATCTTTATTTTACCCCCTTAAATACCTTCAGCCTTTGAACAAGATGCTAATATTAATAATTCCTACCTGTTTAATAGGTATTATAAAAAACAAGTGGCCCTTACGTCAATAACTTTTTTATAGTGCATATATTTTCCTGAATAGAGTGGTTTAAAAAATCTAGATGTTCGCTGATGTTCGCTATATAACGTTACATGTAGGGTATGGATACTTGAACAAATTTAGAAGTGTAACGAAAACGATGAACATGGTAGATCGAGTTATGAGTGGGACAAACATACACTGCTATACGCTGATCATAAAGTCATTTGATAGGATGGCTAAGCTTCATAAGCATAGCTTGTACAAGTCAGACTTCCTTATTAGGCAAGGCAGCAACAGAGGATGGTAACGCACAAACCAATAGCAAGCAGCAATAGTCTAGAATAAGGGCAGAAACTTCTGCCCCTCTTCTTCACACCGTACCTAGTTAGAAAAGACCACTGGTTCCTAGAGGCGCAAATTACTCTTTAATGCTCTTTAATAAACACAACTCGATCATGATATAAAAAATACTGTCTCCACTCTGGCCCAGGTCTGCGATACCTTTCCCGCTCAATAAGGCCTCCAAGCGGTACGGTAAGAAAGTCGCCTTTAATAAACCCCCTATTTCCATCAATTTTTAAAATATGCTTCCAGCCGCCCTCTTCTTTTTCAACAATCCAGCCTTCAGGAAGAGGATAATCATACTGAATCACTTTTTTTTCCACAAAGACAATTCTTCTCTTCTCACCCAATTCTCTGGCAATGACCCAACCATCTGGAAGTCGCTCCCTAGTCGCAATCACTTCTTTTTGATCTTCAGGTTGTGCCCCTATGATCCAAATAAGGCCCGTTCTCGTACTATTACGAGTAAATATGGCCCATCCAAAAGGTGGATTATCCATATAGTAGTGAGCCCATGCTATTGTTCCGTAATGAGGCAATCGTTCAGAGACTACATTCGCATTAATAGACTTGGGTGCAGATTTAAAATCTTATGCCTGAACACCAACAGTTGAAGCTAATAAGCCTACCGATACGAGGCAGCCTACTAAAGCTTTTTTCATTACGCAATGCACCTTCCCTAAAATAGAATGAGATAAAACACAACCTATACTATGTCCAGTACTCATGAGGTATTACTTCTAAATTTGGAGGATGGCTTGCGTCTATTATGTTCGGTGACATGTGTGGACGTTCCAAAAGTCAAAGGACCGAGAAGCATTTCTTTTGACTATAGTATGCGGGACATTTGAGGCGACTAGATGGCTGTATGGAGGCGTTATTCATGGTGCACAAGTGGTTCGGGATTACAATTTCATCATTTGTTTAATCGGGATTGGCGTATGTGCACAGGGAGGGCTCCAAAAATTGGAGATACATCGAGCATGGTTCGGCTATCTTATTGCATCTCGCATTGCCACCGCTTCGCTTACACGCAGATACGAAAATGGGTGTAGCCTAACAGCTGTGGGCTGTCGGGTTGTTGGGCTGTTGGGCTGTTGGGCGGGCTGCCCAGCTGTGGGCTGTCGGGCAGCTACATAGCTGTTGGGCGGGCTGCCCAGCTGTGGGCTGTCGGGCAGCTACACAGCTGTTGGGCTGTCGGGCGGCTACATAGCTGTTGGGCGGGCTGCCCAGCTGTGGGTTGTCGGGCAGCTACACAGCTGTTGGGCTGTTGGGATGCCCGGCTGCTCAGCTGTGGGCTGATCGCCTCTAATGGCTGCCACAGGTGCTATTTGCCCAAATTTACACGGTTTCGATTTCTAACGGATGCCAGAGAGCTTATTTGATGATCTGACATGTTAATTCAGCCATTTTCATAGTAATAAGCGCTACGATAACCGTTAGATTTCAAATAGGTTCTCATTAGTAGAAATAACGACTGTGGCAACCGTTAGAATCGAAAGGGACATTGCGACTGCCCTCAAAAGTCATACCTCACTGAGGGCAGAGTGTTTTTGCAATGGATTTAGAAAAAGATACGGCACAGACTGTACTATGAAATGAGAGTGTACAAAGACTACGGAGAATCAGGAAATCTGTATGAGAATTAGGAGTTCTGTATGAGCATCAAGAGCTCTATATGAGCATCAGGCATCCGGGTCAATATCAGCAAGCCAAAGAATGGCTTTAGAATTAACGAAGGCTGCAAGCTTCTTGATTCGCCACATGGTGGAGCCAGAGTGTGTCTTAGGACAAGCGAGAAACAACCGAGGTTCTTGGGGTGCTTGAGGTGCTTGAGGTGCTTGAGGCGCTTGAGGCACTTGAGGTACTTGAGGTGCTTGAGGCGCTTGAGGCGCTTGAGGCACTTGAGGCACTTGAGGCACTTGAGGCACTTGAGGCGCTTGGGCGCTTGGGGCGCTTGAGGCGCTTGAGGCGCTTGAGGCGCTTGAGGCGCTTGAGGCGCTTGAGGCGCTTGGGGCGCTTGGGGCGCTTGGGGCGCTTGAAGCTCTTGAGATTTTCAGTGTCTACTGCTTCGCTGCTTAGCCAAAGTAAATTTGGAGGTTGGGCAGCTTTCGCTCGCCCACAATATGCTCAAGTCGGGCACGATGACACAAAAAGCGCAAGTTCTGGGGCTGATATAGGGAACTGGAATGACCCTATAGCCTCAGGACCTGCGCTTTTTTCATCTAATACCGATGTAGATTTGGTGGTAGGTCTGTCTCACAGCAATAAAATCTACTGTAGAGTCAGACCCAGTTAGCACTATAAAGTAAGTCATAACGAATACTGACCATATTAATGGTTAGAATTCATCTTGAGTAGCTTGAGTTAGCCTTGAATACGAAGGCTGCGGCTCTCGACATCATCGGATACCGTGATGTTGAGTGTATCGCTAGCTGCTTCGTACGTCCAAGAAGCAGCGCCTTCAACGGCTGTCGGCTCAAAGCCGAGGTGCTTCATCTGGAACGTAAGCTGCGTACGACGCGCTGCGAAGCCATGGTTTGCGTAGCTGTAGCTAAGCGCAGCTCCATTTGCTTCACGGGAAGCCGTTACGCGCAGCACGTTGTAGCTGCCTTGCTCGAAGGCAAACGTTACGCCGTCATCCTCATACAACGTGTATGCGGATTCGCCTTCAGCTGCCAAGCCGTAGCTCGTAAACGTGATCGCATCGCGCTCAGCGTCGTCTTTACGATCGTCTGCATGCAACTTCGCCAAGCCCTCTGTGATGATGCCGCCTTCCTTCACGTAAATCGGCATCTTCTCAAGCGGTGCATCCGCCAAAATCGCACGACCACCTTCGTGACGCTCGCCTGTCCAGAAGTCGTACCATACGCCTTCTGGCAAGTATACGCCACGGAACGTTGTGCCTGGACGCAAGATCGGCGCAACGAGCATATCGCTACCGAACAAGAACTGGTCGCACATGTTCGTTACGTTCGGATCGTGCGGATATTCCAGCACGAGCGGACGAATAACAGGCATGCCTGTCTCTGACGCTTCACGGAACAACGTATACAAGTGCGGCATCAAGCGGTAGCGCAGCTCGATATAGCGACGGTTGATGTCCTCAACCTGCTCACCGAATGACCACGGCTCTTGACGAATCGTACCGATGTTCGAGTGGTTGCGGAAGTACGGGAAGAATACGCCCATCTGCATCCAACGCGTAAGCAATTCTGGTGATGTATCGTGCGCGAAGCCGCCAACGTCCGGACCTGCGAACGCCAAACCGGACATCCCCATGTTAAGCACCATCGGAATCGCCATCGACATATGCTCCCAGAAGCTGCGGTTGTCGCCTGTCCATACTGCTGCATAGCGCTGAATTCCGCTATAGCCAGCGCGCGTCAATACGAATGGACGCTCGCCGTCGATTTGCTCTTTCAAGCCCAGATACGTTGCACGCGACATCAGCATACCGTACAAGTTGTGCAACTCTTCATGCGTCATCGGTTTGCCGTTATTTTTGTGCATAACGTCCAGATCCATCGTCTTCGACTCGTTAAACACAGCTGGCTCGTTCATGTCGTTCCATACGCCACGAATACCGAGCTCTGTGTAGAAGCGGTGCTTCTCGCCCCACCAATGGCTTGCTGCATCATCTGTAAAGTCAGGGAACGCACTGTCGCCCGGCCATACTTTGCCGATAAACAGGTCGCCTTCTAGCTTCGCACAGAAATGACCAGCACGTACGCCTTCTTGGTAAATCGGGTAACGCGCATCCTGCTTCACACCTGGGTCCACGATCGGAACGATGCGAATACCCATTTCAGCTAGCTCGTTCATCATTGCTTCTGGATCTGGGAAGCGGTCTTGATCAAACGTAAATACACGGTACTCATCCATATAATGAATGTCGAGATATATAACATCACATGCAATTCCTTTTTCACGGAATGTGCGTGCTAGTTCCAACACTTCTTGTTGTGTCACATAGCTGTAACGGGATTGATGGTAGCCAAGCGCCCATTTTGGCGGCAAGGATACACGTCCTGTCAACGCTGTGTAACGTTGGATAACGTCTTTCATGTCTGGTCCAACCATCAGGTAAAGATCGAATGCACCGACATGGGAAGCGACGCGATATTGGTCGCCGTGATGGCGCATATCGAAGTCAGTCCGACCTGGGTTGTCCAAGAACAACCCGTAGACGCTGCCTTGATTCATATGCAACATAAACGGAATCGACTCATACAACGCCTCGATTTCTGGCACGTGCGGATCGAAGATGTCTGAGTTCCACATCGTGTAACGCTCACCGCGCTTATCAAGGAAGCTCGTCTTTTCACCCAAGCCGTACACATGCGACGTTTGCGGCATATCAAGCCAAGCTGCCGTTTCGCCGCGCTTCGTCCAGTTCAGCTTGCGCGATTGCGCCAAAGCCTTACCTGTCGCATCTTCCAAGCGCCAAGTCAAATCGGACTTCACAATAACGAGACGTGCATCGCTTGTTGCGCAAACGATTTCACAATCGGTTTCAGTAACCGATACGGCTACATTACCATCGATTTCTGTCGCCTCGTTGCGGAAAGCGCCAGACTTCAAGTTCTGCTTGCGCTCCTCTTCACCAAGTACGCCCGCAGACGTCGTCCAATCGATCGCTTCGCCGCGTTTGAACAAACGAATGCGTACCATACCTGTATTCAACCAGCGAACGCCCCACACTGCACGTTCACCATGAACAAGTGTAACTCCCTCTGTCTGCTCCAAGCGCACAAACGCGCCCGGCTTCATCGCCGTGTTGTCTCCACCCTCATTATTCCCGTCAGCATGCTGGTCCGGATGAATTGCTTCACTTGTCAACATATGCCTCTCTCCTTCTTTATCCATAGTGCTTCTATCTCTATTTATATGTGGTTAACACCTATTTTACCTAATGATACCACTGTGTTCCTATGACATGTTTAACGTCACAGCATAACTAATACAGCATCGGCCTCTACACGTTGTAGAGGCCGAAAGCCGCTTCATTATTTTTTCAAGTTGTCCCAAGCCTTGTGGAAGTCTGCGAACATTTTGTTAGCATCGGACTTGCCAGCAACATAAGCTTGAATCGCGTTACCGAACTCTTGTGTTGCGCCGTCTGGATATTTAAACCAGTTCCAACCCAATACTTTGTTCTCTTTGCTGTACTTCGTAATTTCCGTTGCAAGGTCGCCCAAATCTTCCGGAGAAGGATTAATTGTCGACATTGCAGGGATGAATTTGAAGTGCTTCGAAATATATTCTTTACCGATATCAGAAGAAACCATCCAGTTCAAGAACGTTTTTGCTTCTTCTTTCACTTTAGAGTTCTTGTTTACAACCCAGTTGTTAGGAACGCCGACAAGCAACTTGTCGTTTTTCGCTACATCATCGTTCAATGGCATTGGGAGCATACCCAAGTTCAAATTCGGGTTGATGCCGTCGATTTGTACTTGCGTCCAGTTTCCTTGCTGCATCATTGCTGCTTCACCGTTAGCAAACAACGTAACTTGCGTATTGTAGTCTGTCGTCAACGGATTTTTGTTGCCGTATTTCATTGTAAGGTCAAGCAGCTTCACCCAGTTCTCAAACTCAGGGTTACCTGCAAATTTAGATGTACCATCGTTCAAGCCTTTAATGAAAGCATTAGCGTCTGTTTGGTGAGCAAACGGTACGTTCAAGTTATGAATACCGAGAATCCACCATTCTTGATAGCCGTTCGCAAATGGCGTAATGCCAGCTGCTTGCAACTTCTTCGCTGCTTCTTCCAATTGTGGCAACGTTTTTGGTGCTTCTGTAATGCCCGCTTTAGCGAACAAATCTTTATTGTACACGAAGCCGTAGCCTTCCAAGTTCATCGGCATACCGTACAACTTGCCGTCTTTCGTCATTGGCTCTTTTGTAAATGGAATCACGTCTTTAACCCAAGGCTCATTCGACATGTCTTCCAAGTGCTCCATCCAAGTGTTCATCTCTGTGTAGCCGCCGTTGTTGAAAATGTCAGGTGCATCGTTAGCCGCGAACTTCGCTTTCAATGCAGCACCGTAGTCAGCGCCGCCGCCAACCGTTTGAATATCTAAGTTAATGTTCGGGTGAGCTTTTTCGAACTCTTTTTCCAAGCGTCCCAAAGCTTCCGCAATTTCTACTTTAATTTGAAACACCTTAACTGTCTTCACATCACCACTGCCGCCCTCTGTTGCGCCAGTCGTGCTATCTGATTTTGATCCGCAGCCTGCAACCATAACGGATACAGCCAACAACATCAGTAAGGACCATTTTGCCATTCGTTTCATCCGAAAGACCTCCTTTATATACAAACCTTTTGAACTCTCTTTTATGAAAAAAGATGTTTTGTTTTGCAGTTTTTCCTGTTTATAGATTGAGTATAGCTCCATTTGTGCAAACGTTTACACCGAAACTATTGACCGATCAGGTGTAATTCATTGACCGACTTAGGTGACGATGTTGACAATGTACACATAAGACTCGTCCAACACCTTTCAAGCTAACGCTTGTACAAGTGTTGGACGAGTCTTCGTCAATTACATATTAACCTTTTACCGAGCCAGCTGTAATGCCCTCGATAATATATTTTTGCATCGACAGGAAGAAGACTAAGACAGGCGTAATACCGAGCACAAGTGCTGGCAATGCCAAGTCCCACTGCTTCGTGAATTGTCCGAAGAACGAGAAAGTCGCGAGCGGAATCGTACGCAATTCCGGGCTTTGCAACATCAAGAACGGAAGCAAGTAGTCATTCCAGATCCACAAGCTGTTCAAAATGATGACCGTTACGAACATCGGCTTCAACAACGGGAATACGATTGTCCAGAACGTGCGGTACGGAGAGCATCCATCCACTGTTGCTGCCTCTTCAATTTCCAACGGAACCGATTTAATGAAGCCGTGGAACAAGAAGATGGACAACGGGCCACCAAAACCGAGATAAGCAACGATAAGTCCAAACATGCTGTCCGACAAGCCTACCATTCCCATGACCTTTACGAGTGGAATCATAATGGACTGGAACGGAATAACCATCGCCGCAACAAAGACGAGAAACAGTACATTGTTAAAGCGGCTGTTGTGACGCACCATCCGGTACGCTGCCATCGCGCTCATAAATGCAATCAATAAGTTACTTACGACAGTAATAAACAACGAGTTCATAAACGCTTGCGGGAATTTAGTAATTTCCCATGCACGCTTGTAGTTCTCCCACACAAACACTTCTGGCCAGCTCGCCGAGTTAGATAACAAATCGCCGAACGACTTAACCGAGTTAACTAATAAGAAGTAGAACGGGACGAGAAACAGCAATCCGAGAATAATCATGACGATCTCTACCGCTAATGTACGTCCACCATATTTTTTCATAATGTCCATTATACTTCAACCTCCTTGCTCTTCGTAACGCGAACTTGGACGAGCGTGATAATGGATACGACCACGAAGAATATCATTGCTTTCGCAGTACCGAGACCAAAACGGTTATTTTGGAAAGCTTCATTGTAAATATTCATTGCGACGGATTCCGTCGATTTGAATGGTCCACCCTTCGTAAGTGACAAGTTCAGGTCGAACATTTTGAACGCCCACGAAATCGCCAAGAACAAACATACCGTAACTGCTGGCATAATGAGTGGAACGATGACACTACGCAAAATTTGAAGCTTGGATGCGC harbors:
- a CDS encoding ABC transporter substrate-binding protein gives rise to the protein MKRMAKWSLLMLLAVSVMVAGCGSKSDSTTGATEGGSGDVKTVKVFQIKVEIAEALGRLEKEFEKAHPNINLDIQTVGGGADYGAALKAKFAANDAPDIFNNGGYTEMNTWMEHLEDMSNEPWVKDVIPFTKEPMTKDGKLYGMPMNLEGYGFVYNKDLFAKAGITEAPKTLPQLEEAAKKLQAAGITPFANGYQEWWILGIHNLNVPFAHQTDANAFIKGLNDGTSKFAGNPEFENWVKLLDLTMKYGNKNPLTTDYNTQVTLFANGEAAMMQQGNWTQVQIDGINPNLNLGMLPMPLNDDVAKNDKLLVGVPNNWVVNKNSKVKEEAKTFLNWMVSSDIGKEYISKHFKFIPAMSTINPSPEDLGDLATEITKYSKENKVLGWNWFKYPDGATQEFGNAIQAYVAGKSDANKMFADFHKAWDNLKK
- a CDS encoding carbohydrate ABC transporter permease; translation: MDIMKKYGGRTLAVEIVMIILGLLFLVPFYFLLVNSVKSFGDLLSNSASWPEVFVWENYKRAWEITKFPQAFMNSLFITVVSNLLIAFMSAMAAYRMVRHNSRFNNVLFLVFVAAMVIPFQSIMIPLVKVMGMVGLSDSMFGLIVAYLGFGGPLSIFLFHGFIKSVPLEIEEAATVDGCSPYRTFWTIVFPLLKPMFVTVIILNSLWIWNDYLLPFLMLQSPELRTIPLATFSFFGQFTKQWDLALPALVLGITPVLVFFLSMQKYIIEGITAGSVKG
- a CDS encoding glycoside hydrolase family 31 protein, with protein sequence MLTSEAIHPDQHADGNNEGGDNTAMKPGAFVRLEQTEGVTLVHGERAVWGVRWLNTGMVRIRLFKRGEAIDWTTSAGVLGEEERKQNLKSGAFRNEATEIDGNVAVSVTETDCEIVCATSDARLVIVKSDLTWRLEDATGKALAQSRKLNWTKRGETAAWLDMPQTSHVYGLGEKTSFLDKRGERYTMWNSDIFDPHVPEIEALYESIPFMLHMNQGSVYGLFLDNPGRTDFDMRHHGDQYRVASHVGAFDLYLMVGPDMKDVIQRYTALTGRVSLPPKWALGYHQSRYSYVTQQEVLELARTFREKGIACDVIYLDIHYMDEYRVFTFDQDRFPDPEAMMNELAEMGIRIVPIVDPGVKQDARYPIYQEGVRAGHFCAKLEGDLFIGKVWPGDSAFPDFTDDAASHWWGEKHRFYTELGIRGVWNDMNEPAVFNESKTMDLDVMHKNNGKPMTHEELHNLYGMLMSRATYLGLKEQIDGERPFVLTRAGYSGIQRYAAVWTGDNRSFWEHMSMAIPMVLNMGMSGLAFAGPDVGGFAHDTSPELLTRWMQMGVFFPYFRNHSNIGTIRQEPWSFGEQVEDINRRYIELRYRLMPHLYTLFREASETGMPVIRPLVLEYPHDPNVTNMCDQFLFGSDMLVAPILRPGTTFRGVYLPEGVWYDFWTGERHEGGRAILADAPLEKMPIYVKEGGIITEGLAKLHADDRKDDAERDAITFTSYGLAAEGESAYTLYEDDGVTFAFEQGSYNVLRVTASREANGAALSYSYANHGFAARRTQLTFQMKHLGFEPTAVEGAASWTYEAASDTLNITVSDDVESRSLRIQG
- a CDS encoding dicarboxylate/amino acid:cation symporter, which codes for MNQSWISTQDWSTYASWGAAFLLVIVLWWLAKKKVGFGTRVLLAMAFGLTVGAVFGKASADIGIIGSVYVSLIKMVVIPLVFAAIITSITSVKDASVLKKLGTKTIAIFLATTAIAAAIGLGTALVIDPGAGIGQSAEALQKFEQREIPTFKEVVLDLVPSNPINEMAEGKVVPVIIFAVFIAIAIIIEGSRNPERVQPVRAFFESLSQIMFRVTKIVIKLTPYGVFGLMTAMAARYGLATIQELAWFIVAVYVACLIHMLVTYGVLVTFVARVNPIRFFKKAYPTIAVAFTTRSSYATLPVNLEVITKRMKVSDRVASFVAPLGATINMNGCGGIYPAIVAVFVARVYGIDLNIADYLLIIGAATLASVGVAGVPGPASISTTVVLVQAGLPIEGFALVLAVDAIVDMARTAVNATGTTVAALLVGNSEGEFDRAAFNSEQDDDIDFGNEAGHGKKTVAV
- a CDS encoding YheC/YheD family endospore coat-associated protein translates to MSTKQTVIGILSYRNGTRFFEPKMFREWIAAGKSLGVSVYIFDSYDVREKSRQIYGFTHNGKGWVGKLQPWPDIVIDRRRSKITPHYRALRRKKLFPFINGPFISKLPATKMFAADDRTARWVPETAPYTANNLKQLAAKYATIYAKPSNGTGGYGVVRIKRTSTGSYLVWGRQRNARLQEIKFKNIAGVNGWLLHWSRNQRRGTGGFMLQQGINTEHIPNRSIDARLMYQRDAEGKWQTTGIGMRISAERSPNSNLINRNSYGAKFRPFLIERFGEARTDEIEKDCEELAKQLAAVIDSRGFKLYEIGIDLAVDVDGRVWLIEVNPKPSRDILITVGDHAAHQRGLELPLEYAMFKARQHQ
- a CDS encoding M15 family metallopeptidase translates to MSNNGMAAKCLAFALGTAIVLSGCQSEQIPSKEVKAAGQAGQEQIDPVLTSQTGDLAKDNAASNGQGEVERLKAKHTLASTTENKVGKAVVTNAESELVVVNKKRFLPDGYTPSDLVEPKVPFSFKGPHEKRQLRQVAATALEELFAKAKEDGMKLNAVSGYRSYKRQQSLYNHYVNTKGEQYASRVSAVPGSSEHQTGLAMDVSSPSANNELEQHFGDTVEGKWLAEHAHEFGFIIRYPQQGESITGYIYEPWHIRYVGKTAAAAIYEQQTTLEQFLQ